One Roseomonas sp. OT10 DNA segment encodes these proteins:
- a CDS encoding nitrate reductase cytochrome c-type subunit, producing MRPRLLIGVMAAAACLATGTLLAQDAPRLRGPEPFTREQPAPPMQRSVTNDVRVRRNYPDQPPVIPHAIEGYALDLNANKCMSCHARRFTEQSQAPMISVTHYQDREGNTLGGLAPRRYSCLACHVPQTEARPLVENRFVDMDALTEPERQPGGRSNR from the coding sequence ATGCGCCCCCGCCTGCTGATCGGCGTCATGGCTGCCGCCGCCTGCCTCGCCACCGGCACGCTGCTGGCCCAGGACGCACCGCGGCTGCGCGGGCCTGAGCCCTTCACCCGCGAGCAGCCCGCGCCCCCCATGCAGCGCTCCGTCACCAACGACGTGCGGGTCCGCCGCAACTACCCCGACCAGCCGCCGGTGATCCCGCATGCCATCGAGGGCTATGCGCTCGACCTCAACGCCAACAAGTGCATGTCCTGCCACGCCCGGCGCTTCACCGAGCAGAGCCAAGCGCCGATGATCTCGGTCACCCACTACCAGGACCGGGAGGGCAACACGCTCGGCGGCCTTGCCCCCCGCCGCTATTCCTGCCTCGCCTGCCACGTCCCCCAGACGGAGGCGCGGCCCCTGGTCGAGAACCGCTTCGTGGACATGGACGCCCTGACCGAGCCCGAGCGGCAGCCCGGCGGCCGGAGCAACCGCTGA